Proteins encoded in a region of the Candidatus Marinimicrobia bacterium CG08_land_8_20_14_0_20_45_22 genome:
- a CDS encoding cation:proton antiporter (subunit C of antiporter complex involved in resistance to high concentrations of Na+, K+, Li+ and/or alkali), translating to MNFLHNYIYYIGAFGLMFIGFFIMAIKHNYIKVIIGLSILETGINLFLISIGYVHNGTAPIFSDPTIRAESMVDPIPQALVLTAIVIGLAVMGLALSLAISLYKHFGTLNLQKIKEQKW from the coding sequence ATGAATTTCTTACATAACTACATCTATTATATCGGAGCGTTTGGTCTCATGTTCATCGGTTTCTTTATCATGGCTATAAAGCACAATTACATCAAAGTAATCATAGGATTAAGTATTCTTGAGACAGGCATCAACTTGTTTCTTATTTCAATTGGCTATGTTCATAACGGAACTGCCCCGATTTTTTCAGATCCAACCATAAGAGCCGAAAGCATGGTAGATCCAATCCCTCAGGCGCTCGTACTCACCGCGATTGTGATCGGGCTGGCCGTTATGGGGCTTGCCTTATCCCTGGCAATCAGCCTATACAAACATTTCGGAACACTCAATCTGCAAAAAATAAAAGAACAAAAATGGTAA
- a CDS encoding NADH dehydrogenase subunit: MGCILMNVIMVLILPLLALITGLFFLGISRKITARIHWRYGPPVIQPFIDVIRSFSQMSISHGKMFDFGIILSLTGSFILILFLPIGELCFLTSGGLIAFIYLILLDPLGIALSSGAAANPNSSIGISRKFLLSLAYEVPLLLVLLTVMTHYDTISLVDIVKIQASMGWSLSSWALVLPGIAYFLILPAILGIRPFEVVNASQEISSGPIAEFGGKHLAFYTLQHALHLFVGLALFVDIFLGGGTLFGLLNPIAGTVWATILGIVIFLLKMLVVLILGLFIHAVFPRFRIEQAMQYLWKWPTLVALIGLVIVVLINKQ; the protein is encoded by the coding sequence ATGGGGTGTATTTTAATGAACGTAATTATGGTATTAATTTTACCGTTATTAGCTCTAATAACCGGTCTGTTTTTCCTGGGAATATCAAGGAAAATAACGGCTAGAATTCATTGGCGCTACGGACCACCGGTTATCCAGCCATTCATTGATGTCATTCGCTCTTTCAGTCAAATGAGTATCAGTCACGGGAAAATGTTCGATTTTGGAATAATATTATCCTTAACCGGTTCTTTTATTCTAATCTTATTTCTGCCAATCGGAGAATTGTGTTTTTTAACCTCAGGCGGATTAATTGCCTTTATCTATCTTATCTTGTTAGATCCCTTAGGGATAGCGCTAAGTTCCGGGGCGGCGGCGAATCCTAATTCAAGTATCGGAATTTCTAGGAAATTTCTGCTTTCTCTTGCATACGAAGTTCCGCTTCTTTTAGTTCTTCTGACGGTAATGACACATTACGATACGATTTCACTCGTAGATATTGTCAAAATCCAGGCGAGCATGGGCTGGTCTTTGAGTTCATGGGCTTTGGTTCTGCCTGGAATTGCCTATTTTTTAATACTTCCCGCTATTCTGGGAATAAGACCTTTTGAAGTGGTTAATGCATCTCAGGAAATCTCTTCAGGACCTATAGCCGAATTTGGCGGTAAACATCTGGCATTCTATACTCTCCAGCATGCTTTGCATTTGTTCGTTGGACTGGCTCTTTTTGTGGATATTTTCCTCGGAGGCGGGACTTTATTTGGATTATTGAATCCGATTGCCGGAACGGTCTGGGCTACAATTCTTGGAATAGTCATCTTTCTACTAAAAATGTTAGTCGTCCTGATCCTGGGGCTTTTCATTCATGCCGTATTTCCGCGTTTCAGGATTGAACAGGCAATGCAATATTTGTGGAAGTGGCCAACTTTGGTAGCCTTGATTGGGCTTGTCATCGTAGTTTTGATTAATAAGCAATAA
- a CDS encoding NADH-quinone oxidoreductase subunit B, whose protein sequence is MDRNQIGKWLKNPGKMANKYSFHVVYFCTGCGIIEIPPSITTRWDAERFGIIPVATPRQANLFLITGYVSTKTLKAIIRTYEQMPEPKYTVAFGSCPINGGMYYDSYNTIKHLDKFIPIDGYIAGCMPRPEAIFIGITHLWKLIDTDKADGYRRYREDYQFYRANQEQLFDDLGWPPLFEYNKS, encoded by the coding sequence ATGGATAGAAATCAGATAGGCAAATGGCTTAAAAATCCCGGCAAGATGGCCAACAAATATTCCTTTCATGTGGTATATTTTTGCACCGGGTGTGGAATTATCGAGATACCGCCGTCCATCACTACACGCTGGGACGCCGAACGTTTTGGCATTATCCCCGTCGCCACTCCACGGCAGGCTAATTTATTCTTAATCACCGGCTACGTCTCGACAAAAACACTGAAAGCGATTATCAGAACTTATGAACAGATGCCGGAACCAAAATACACGGTGGCATTCGGTTCCTGTCCGATTAATGGCGGCATGTACTATGATTCTTATAATACTATCAAACATTTAGATAAATTTATTCCCATAGATGGCTATATCGCGGGATGTATGCCCCGCCCGGAAGCAATCTTTATCGGCATAACTCATCTGTGGAAATTAATCGATACGGATAAAGCCGACGGATATAGAAGATACCGAGAAGATTATCAATTCTATCGCGCTAATCAAGAGCAACTTTTTGACGATTTGGGCTGGCCTCCGTTATTCGAATATAATAAATCATGA
- a CDS encoding NADH-quinone oxidoreductase subunit C yields MEELKKKLVSNFANIEINILKENRMIINTQKEAVLAILIYLKKMGYNHLALVSCNDWIDDHEFELVYILCPYLKEIEHYQENDKINIVIKTRISRKEAKFITIIDIFENAEPYEREIHEMFGIHFEGHPRLTPLMLERDYVIPPFRKDFNLLEYVDRTFGQIPSIEERKKGRK; encoded by the coding sequence ATGGAAGAATTAAAGAAAAAACTTGTATCAAATTTTGCAAATATTGAGATCAATATTCTCAAAGAAAACAGAATGATTATCAACACCCAAAAGGAAGCCGTCTTGGCGATTTTAATCTACTTGAAAAAAATGGGTTATAACCATTTAGCCCTGGTTTCTTGCAACGACTGGATTGATGATCATGAATTTGAATTGGTTTATATCCTCTGCCCTTATCTGAAAGAGATTGAACATTATCAGGAAAACGATAAGATCAATATCGTCATCAAGACAAGGATTTCCCGAAAAGAAGCGAAATTCATTACAATTATAGACATTTTTGAAAACGCCGAGCCTTACGAGCGGGAAATACACGAAATGTTCGGGATACATTTTGAAGGGCATCCCAGGTTAACGCCATTAATGCTTGAGCGGGATTATGTGATTCCTCCCTTCAGAAAAGACTTCAATTTACTTGAATATGTCGACCGTACTTTTGGACAAATTCCTTCTATAGAAGAGAGAAAAAAAGGAAGAAAATGA
- a CDS encoding NADH-quinone oxidoreductase subunit NuoD has protein sequence MRELELYFGPQHLGMVGNFSITLKVEGDRILEASANPGYLHRGFEKLMEQRTWMQNFPLVCRINVVEPDHMELIYSMGVEKLAGIEVPERGKFLRSIYCEMARVGSHLFGLWAYANMLGFDTVANWAMYHRDLLLDRFEELTGARVYHIYLRPGGVRRDFPEGFTDRLVETLHKIGSKVPDYNQIFFENALFKKRAAGIGTVTLEDAKRMGAVGHTLKANGMQYDIRKIEPYDAYDQVEFDIPTQTGGDAYARLLAIRDDMIESVHLIFKLIEKMPKEGEVYTKTPNPFKWNVPKGETYVRCESSRGELGLYLVSDGGGKPYRAHFNTPSYNHGLTVLEKALVGESISDVGNIMISLYVVPPEIDR, from the coding sequence ATGAGAGAACTTGAGTTATATTTCGGGCCGCAACATCTTGGAATGGTGGGCAATTTCAGCATTACCCTGAAGGTGGAAGGCGATAGAATATTAGAAGCGAGCGCTAATCCGGGATATTTGCATCGTGGCTTTGAAAAGCTGATGGAGCAAAGAACCTGGATGCAAAATTTTCCGCTGGTTTGCAGAATAAATGTCGTCGAACCGGATCACATGGAATTGATTTACTCCATGGGCGTCGAAAAGTTAGCCGGAATTGAAGTGCCGGAAAGAGGGAAATTCCTCAGAAGTATTTACTGTGAGATGGCGCGGGTCGGATCGCATCTCTTTGGACTTTGGGCTTATGCCAACATGCTCGGCTTCGACACCGTAGCAAACTGGGCAATGTATCACCGCGACCTCTTGCTTGATCGGTTTGAAGAACTAACCGGTGCGAGAGTGTACCACATTTATCTTCGTCCCGGTGGTGTTAGACGGGATTTCCCCGAAGGCTTTACCGACAGATTAGTAGAAACTTTACATAAAATCGGTTCCAAAGTTCCAGATTATAACCAGATTTTTTTTGAAAATGCCTTATTTAAAAAAAGGGCGGCGGGAATCGGAACCGTCACCCTTGAAGATGCCAAGCGCATGGGAGCCGTAGGACACACGCTAAAAGCGAACGGAATGCAATATGACATCCGAAAAATTGAGCCCTACGATGCCTATGACCAGGTCGAGTTTGATATTCCAACTCAAACCGGCGGTGACGCTTATGCCCGGCTCTTAGCCATTAGAGATGATATGATTGAAAGCGTTCATCTGATCTTTAAGTTAATTGAAAAAATGCCCAAAGAAGGCGAAGTCTATACAAAAACGCCAAATCCATTCAAGTGGAATGTTCCAAAAGGCGAAACCTATGTAAGATGTGAATCCTCCCGCGGCGAACTGGGACTATATTTGGTAAGTGATGGTGGCGGCAAGCCTTATCGGGCTCACTTTAATACGCCTTCTTATAATCACGGACTAACGGTTTTGGAAAAAGCGCTGGTGGGTGAGAGCATTTCCGATGTGGGCAATATTATGATCAGTTTGTACGTCGTTCCTCCAGAAATTGATCGATAA